A single region of the Drosophila miranda strain MSH22 chromosome 2, D.miranda_PacBio2.1, whole genome shotgun sequence genome encodes:
- the LOC108157559 gene encoding Down syndrome cell adhesion molecule-like protein Dscam2 isoform X2 codes for MSLLELLLLAKSKALTATALGLLLLLVFLPLPPVLATSGLRVPTFLLEPAPRLLFGNDTGAQVSCTAHGHPPPVVSWVLRDGTLATQVPGLRKISGNGTLHFPPFLAQYYRTDVHEATYRCKASNEAGTILSRNVQVQAVVRRQFHVHVENTEVYLGNSALIKCAIPEYVRPYVRVASWHRGEEILLPDLSDVAGRYVVLAASGDLYVRSVRSEDGLMKFSCLVTNTLNGERQRSDAVMLQVKELSKNLAPRTTQKPVMEIHVERGNDVHLPCNIQGNPFPIFTWYRVSDSAALYPIPSSQRVILSRTLLLIKNADERDAGKWICQASNQFGEQRIEIRLSVNSYVSVHILPQVQIVNSGGTANFNCTTTGSAIDAIDWLHNGKPLQANNALTTGRDNIRFLSKSSLLVQNVGRRDRGVYQCLVENQRASAQAMAELKLGDTVPELIYTFIEQNVRPGPLISLKCSASGSPPPQFSWMLDSQPIIDVSLHHRFAIGQFVDMSGDVISHLNISHVRPDDGGLYRCVATNSMGSVQHSARLNVYGPPYVRAIGPIKAVAGEDIIVHCPFAGYPIEQIRWEKAHQELTTSTHFELATVAEGGQLVIKNVEPGRDQGIYTCIVRSRAGEEARRDMQLNVNSPPVIEPFKFPKNLQEGGRAQITCAVSSGDMPIYFSWKKDDSSIPSSLQITEKKEEFYSLLVFKDISAKHSGKYTCYAGNAAAKVNYTAELQVRVAPRWSYEPMDTAIMLGNTISINCEAEGYPIPAITWFKGQGKASKDFKPLSMRNHSLLLNLATDNDEGYYMCRATNEIGAGLKKIIRINVNEPARFEQPARNISSRRNDPVTLDCHAKGDEPITIGWTHNNGRIDLNNFRFSIAEMKTDKGVDSQLTIGQSDRHDSGVYRCVAENPYGRAEQIIFLAVQERPDTPSNLEVFEVGSRTVKLSWRRPFDGNSPVLSYLVQYQALKYLQSHAALGAAGGDWNGLNVINVSLPSTSISRSYDSDLRESAIVAGLTPATTFLIRMQAINEIERSAYTEAIVLKTQEEAPTEAPSNVQVQTGGESELIVTWQIPPRESWNGELIGYTVNCTEEKQNINYISVVNSSLKSVIVSGWATTKATLRNLRKYTRYSVTVRALNSFGSGPWSAAIFGTTAEGVPEAAPQNVNCTALSSQSLKISWQEPPLQFHGGIIQGYKILYRPIVHQIDFPAKLEIKRTSNLETYLHTLHKASNYSLRVLAYTATGDGLASLPLYCQTDDDVPDAPAAIKAAALTADSILISWLTPKNRNGIISHYTVYAREAGRKGQAKTHMVRVDENGYPVTFEARSLAENQMYEFWVSASTSVGEGEPTSVVAQATNTRAPARIASFGQVVRKAVGTGLVLECLAVGNPTPRARWLTRDRPVTFSPFYEVTNEGNLKIHRVEGSLSGNYTCTANNLFGSDEIQYQVIAMKPPGAPQIIVQYASADSIRVSWDAPDDGGAPLQGYSISHHTAGESWFSTELLPENNAYTITGLKCGNQYIIKMSAHNMVGSGVSSEEINVWTKGKASQAPNGNELIATNATCVNLKLSSWNNGGCGIHHFSIEHRPLGDIRWTVVTSDISNAEENRENLIFCDFLPAKWYQLRISATNDAGKTTEHYHFSTTSIDGITIPPPSVFPSENDLMNNLINATNPTSGDWFSTLIVIVIITVSIITIALTIKHRRTLCGPMAEGYESRALPGDYKEDHENRRNQQVYSASPVKTVDKGNESEMYEISPYATFSVNGGRTGAPAKTPTRAVAAQTPLDYTMQFKTFGHPEGENLNATAYPLLPTSGFGHVKSKSSWHKQRYYNTDDESTLSKSMTIVAGSQAGHSKKSSAGRSAKNAGSSVGVVAESESDTSISPSTEFSNMPTYRVPCKSSRSSDGRAVVDMFRPDSSTESNNDQGSPAPERRHNTPRHVLGLGVGVGVGGEKRSAGQRSRKHAAQPSNQTLERRKCPGSSNSLDSEVDAETAASLAASIAAMAGAGVDLTGGFRPPAGFHDGREFPSQDQSECEREQRALDLEVQRVMESTGDAQLAKMDREELTSLLARYHEKKEQERQEYTIHV; via the exons ATGAGTTTATTAGAGCTTCTTCTTCTAGCCAAGTCAAAAG CGCTCACTGCCACAGCATtagggctgctgctgctgctcgtgtTCCTGCCACTGCCGCCAGTCCTGGCCACAAGCGGCTTACGTGTGCCTACATTCCTGCTGGAGCCCGCACCCCGGCTGCTCTTTGGCAACGACACGGGGGCACAGGTTAGCTGCACGGCGCACGGCCACCCACCGCCCGTCGTGTCCTGGGTGCTGCGCGACGGAACGCTGGCGACCCAGGTGCCGGGACTGAG GAAAATATCTGGCAACGGCACGCTGCACTTCCCACCGTTTTTGGCGCAATATTATCGCACGGATGTGCACGAGGCCACCTACCGCTGCAAGGCCAGCAACGAGGCAGGCACCATTCTCAGTCGCAACGTTCAGGTGCAGGCAG TGGTGCGTCGTCAATTTCATGTGCACGTGGAAAACACTGAAGTCTATTTGGGAAATTCGGCGTTGATTAAGTGCGCCATACCGGAATATGTACGGCCCTATGTACGCGTGGCCAGCTGGCATCGCGGGGAGGAGATACTGCTGCCGGATCTGTCGGATGTCG CGGGTCGCTACGTGGTCCTGGCCGCCTCCGGAGACCTGTACGTTCGCTCTGTGCGCTCCGAGGATGGCCTGATGAAGTTCAGCTGCCTGGTGACCAACACTCTGAATGGGGAGCGGCAGCGCAGCGATGCAGTGATGCTGCAGGTTAAGG AACTAAGCAAGAACCTGGCACCACGCACCACCCAGAAGCCCGTGATGGAGATTCACGTGGAGCGTGGAAACGATGTTCATCTGCCGTGCAACATACAGGGCAATCCATTTCCCATATTCAC CTGGTATCGCGTTTCCGACTCTGCAGCCCTCTATCCCATACCCTCGTCACAGCGAGTGATACTTTCCCGAACGTTGCTGCTCATCAAAAATGCTGACGAACGCGATGCGGGCAAGTGG ATATGCCAGGCCTCGAATCAGTTCGGGGAGCAGCGCATCGAAATTCGACTCAGTGTCAATTCGTATGTATCTGTGCATATATTGCCGCAAGTTCAAATTGTCAATTCGGGCGGAACGGCAAATTTCAATTGCACCACAACGGGCTCGGCGATCGATGCCATCGACTGGCTGCACAATGGCAAGCCGCTGCAGGCGAATAATGCACTCACCACCGGCAGGGATAA CATACGGTTCCTATCGAAGAGTTCGCTGCTGGTACAGAACGTGGGACGACGGGACCGCGGTGTCTATCAGTGCCTCGTCGAGAACCAGCGCGCCAGTGCCCAGGCCATGGCCGAACTGAAGCTGGGCG ACACTGTGCCGGAATTGATTTACACCTTCATTGAGCAGAATGTGCGTCCCGGGCCATTAATATCGCTTAAGTGCTCCGCCAGCGGCTCACCTCCGCCCCAA TTCTCCTGGATGCTGGACTCGCAGCCCATTATAGACGTCTCCCTGCATCATCGGTTTGCCATCGGGCAATTTGTCGATATGTCTGGTGACGTGATAAGCCATTTGAATATCTCGCATGTGCGTCCCGACGACGGCGGCTTGTACAGGTGCGTCGCCACCAACTCGATGGGCAGTGTTCAGCACTCGGCCAGGCTAAATGTTTACG GACCGCCGTATGTGCGAGCCATCGGACCGATCAAAGCCGTTGCCGGGGAGGACATAATTGTGCACTGTCCGTTTGCCGGTTATCCCATCGAACAAATTAGATGGGAGAAAGCGCATCAGGAATTGACAACGA GCACCCACTTCGAGCTGGCCACAGTTGCCGAAGGGGGGCAGCTAGTCATCAAGAACGTGGAGCCTGGCCGGGACCAGGGCATCTATACGTGCATTGTGCGGAGTCGGGCCGGCGAGGAAGCGCGCCGTGACATGCAACTGAACGTGAACA GTCCGCCCGTCATCGAGCCCTTTAAGTTCCCCAAGAACCTGCAGGAGGGCGGCCGCGCTCAAATCACCTGTGCAGTCTCCTCGGGCGACATGCCCATCTACTTTAGCTGGAAGAAGGACGACAGCTCCATTCCGAGCAGCCTGCAG ATTACCGAGAAAAAGGAGGAGTTCTACTCCCTGCTGGTGTTCAAGGACATCAGTGCAAAGCACAGCGGCAAGTACACCTGCTACGCTGGCAACGCGGCTGCCAAGGTGAACTACACGGCAGAGCTGCAAGTGCGGG TGGCACCTCGCTGGAGCTACGAGCCTATGGACACGGCCATTATGCTGGGCAATACAATATCGATAAATTGTGAGGCGGAAGGATATCCGATTCCAGCCATTACCTGGTTCAAGGGCCAGG GCAAAGCCTCGAAGGACTTCAAGCCCCTGAGCATGCGTAATCACTCGCTGCTGCTGAATCTGGCCACCGACAACGATGAGGGCTATTACATGTGCCGGGCCACCAACGAAATCGGAGCCGGCCTCAAGAAGATAATTCGCATCAATGTGAATG AACCCGCCCGCTTCGAGCAGCCCGCCCGCAATATTAGCTCCCGTCGGAATGATCCCGTGACCCTGGACTGCCATGCCAAGGGCGATGAACCCATCACCATTGGCTGGACCCACAACAATGGACGCATCGATCTGAACAACTTTCGGTTCAGCATCGCCGAGATGAAGACGGACAAAGGAGTGGACTCACAGCTGACCATCGGCCAGTCTGATCGCCATGACTCGGGCGTCTATCGCTGCGTCGCAGAAAATCCCTACGGTCGCGCCGAGCAAATCATTTTCCTGGCTGTGCAGGAGAGACCCGACACACCCTCCAACTTGGAGGTCTTTGAGGTGGGCTCCCGCACAGTGAAGCTGAGCTGGCGTCGCCCCTTCGATGGAAACTCCCCTGTGCTCAGCTATCTGGTGCAGTATCAGGCCCTCAAGTATCTGCAGTCGCATGCGGCTCTTGGTGCGGCTGGGGGCGACTGGAACGGGCTGAACGTCATCAACGTCAGTCTGCCGTCGACGAGCATTAGTCGCAG CTATGACAGTGACCTGCGCGAGAGCGCCATTGTGGCGGGCTTGACGCCGGCGACGACGTTCCTCATTCGCATGCAGGCCATCAATGAAATTGAACGCAGCGCCTATACCGAAGCAATCGTCCTCAAGACCCAGGAAGAGGCCCCCACTGAGGCACCATCCAATGTGCAGGTGCAGACGGGCGGTGAAAGCGAGCTAATAGTTACTTGGCAG ATTCCACCCCGAGAGTCCTGGAATGGAGAACTCATTGGCTACACCGTGAACTGTACAGAGGAGAAGCAGAACATCAATTACATTAGCGTCGTGAATAGCTCCCTGAAGTCGGTAATTGTGAGCGGATGGGCCACCACTAAGGCCACGCTGCGGAATCTGCGCAAGTATACCCGCTATTCTGTCACCGTCCGGGCCCTGAACAGCTTTGGCTCTGGACCCTGGAGTGCGGCCATCTTCGGCACCACGGCCGAGGGAG TGCCAGAGGCAGCGCCACAAAATGTCAACTGCACGGCCCTGTCTTCGCAGAGTCTGAAGATTTCATGGCAGGAGCCACCGCTTCAATTCCATGGCGGCATCATACAGGGCTATAAAATTTTATATCGCCCCATTGTGCACCAAA TTGACTTTCCTGCCAAGCTGGAGATCAAACGCACCTCGAACCTGGAAACCTATCTGCATACGCTGCACAAGGCCAGCAATTATTCGCTGAGGGTTTTGGCTTACACGGCCACTGGCGATGGCCTTGCCAGCCTGCCCTTGTACTGCCAGACGGACGACGATGTGCCCGATGCGCCGGCAGCCATTAAGGCGGCGGCGCTAACGGCAGATTCAATTTTAATTTCATGGCTAACGCCGAAGAATCGCAATGGCATCATCTCGCACTACACGGTGTATGCACGGGAGGCGGGCCGCAAGGGCCAGGCCAAGA CCCACATGGTGCGTGTGGACGAGAATGGGTATCCGGTGACATTCGAGGCACGCAGCCTGGCCGAGAATCAGATGTACGAATTCTGGGTATCCGCGTCCACGTCCGTGGGCGAGGGCGAGCCCACATCTGTGGTTGCCCAGGCCACCAATACGCGAG CGCCAGCACGCATCGCCTCATTTGGTCAGGTGGTGCGCAAGGCTGTGGGCACCGGTCTAGTGCTGGAGTGCCTGGCTGTGGGAAATCCCACACCGAGGGCTCGCTGGCTGACCCGCGACCGGCCCGTCACCTTCAGTCCCTTCTATGAGGTGACCAATGAGGGCAACCTGAAGATACACC gcGTCGAAGGCAGCCTGTCCGGAAATTATACATGTACGGCGAACAATCTCTTTGGCagtgacgaaatccaatatcAGGTCATTGCGATGAAGCCGCCCGGCGCACCACAAATCATCGTGCAGTACGCTTCCGCCGACAGCATACGTGTCAGCTGGGATGCGCCAGACGACGGCGGTGCCCCGTTGCAGGGATACAGCATCTCCCACCACACGGCCGGCGAGAGTTGGTTCAGCACCGAGCTACTGCCGGAGAACAACGCCTACACGATTACGGGCCTGAAGTGCGGAAATCAGTACATTATAAAAATGTCTGCGCATAATATGGTCGGCTCTGGTGTGTCCAGTGAGGAAATTAATGTCTGGACGAAAGGCAAAG CCTCACAGGCGCCAAATGGCAACGAACTAATTGCCACCAATGCGACGTGCGTGAATCTGAAGCTGTCATCGTGGAACAACGGCGGCTGTGGCATTCATCATTTTTCCATAGAACACCGACCGCTGG GCGACATACGCTGGACAGTTGTCACATCGGATATTTCGAATGCCGAGGAAAATCGTGAAAATTTAATCTTCTGCGACTTTCTGCCGGCCAAGTGGTATCAGCTGCGCATCTCCGCCACCAACGATGCGGGCAAAACGACGGAGCATTATCATTTCAGCACAACAAGCATTGACGGCATCACCATTCCGCCACCCTCGGTTTTCCCTTCGGAAAACGATTTGATGAACAATCTGATAAATGCAACAAATCCCACCAGCGGTGATTGGTTTTCGACGCTAAttgtcatcgtcatcatcacaGTCTCCATCATAACGAT AGCTTTGACTATCAAGCACCGCCGCACTCTGTGCGGACCCATGGCCGAGGGCTACGAGAGTCGTGCCCTTCCTGGGGACTACAAGGAGGACCACGAGAACCGACGCAACCAGCAGGTGTACAGCGCCTCGCCGGTTAAGACGGTGGACAAGGGCAACGAGTCGG AAATGTACGAGATTTCACCGTATGCCACGTTCAGCGTGAATGGAGGTCGCACTGGGGCTCCGGCCAAGACTCCCACACGTGCCGTGGCGGCACAGACTCCACTCGACTACACCATGCAATTCAAGACGTTCGGCCACCCGGAGGGTGAGAATCTGAATGCCACCGCATATCCGCTGCTGCCCACCTCTGGCTTCGGGCACGTGAAGAGCAAGTCCAGCTGGCACAAGCAGCGCTACTACAACACAGATG ATGAGTCCACGCTGAGCAAGTCCATGACAATTGTGGCCGGCTCGCAGGCCGGTCACTCGAAGAAGTCGAGCGCGGGGCGCAGCGCCAAGAACGCCGGCAGCTCGGTCGGAGTGGTGGCCGAGTCCGAGTCGGACACGAGTATCAGCCCCAGCACCGAGTTTTCTAACATGCCCACCTATCGAGTTCCTTGCAAGTCCTCTCGCAGCAGTGACGGCCGCGCCGTCGTAG ATATGTTCCGGCCCGACTCCAGCACCGAGTCCAACAACGACCAGGGCTCGCCGGCGCCCGAGCGGCGCCACAACACGCCCCGACACGTCCTTGGCCTGGGCGTGGGTGTGGGCGTGGGCGGCGAGAAGAGGAGCGCCGGCCAACGCAGCCGCAAGCACGCGGCACAGCCCAGCAACCAAACGTTGGAGCGACGAAAGTGCCCTGGTAGTAGCAACAG TTTAGACAGTGAGGTCGATGCGGAGACGGCTGCCTCGCTGGCCGCCTCTATAGCAGCCATGGCTGGGGCCGGAGTGGATCTGACGGGCGGTTTCCGTCCACCCGCTGGCTTCCACGACGGTCGTGAGTTCCCGAGCCAGGACCAGAGCGAGTGCGAGCGCGAGCAACGCGCTTTGGACCTGGAGGTGCAGCGCGTAATGGAGAGCACCGGGGACGCACAACTGGCCAAGATGGACCGCGAGGAGTTGACCTCACTGCTGGCAAG GTATCACGAGAAGAAGGAACAGGAGCGCCAAGAATACACGATACACGTATAA